In one Sphingomonas sp. AP4-R1 genomic region, the following are encoded:
- a CDS encoding F0F1 ATP synthase subunit C, whose amino-acid sequence MDLASAKVIGAGLAAIGVGMAALGVGNVFGSFLEGALRNPGAADGQQGRLFIGFAAAELLGLIAFVIAILILFVVK is encoded by the coding sequence ATGGATCTCGCATCTGCCAAGGTCATCGGTGCCGGTCTCGCAGCCATCGGCGTCGGCATGGCCGCGCTGGGCGTGGGCAACGTGTTCGGTTCGTTCCTCGAGGGCGCGCTCCGCAATCCGGGCGCCGCTGACGGCCAGCAGGGCCGCCTGTTCATCGGCTTCGCCGCCGCCGAGCTTCTGGGCCTGATCGCGTTCGTCATCGCGATCCTGATCCTGTTC
- a CDS encoding F0F1 ATP synthase subunit A — protein sequence MAAEGSGIDPMHQFKVEPLFGADWSVAGHNIAFTNSALFMVITLAGLWLFMLGGMKRQLVPGRWQAAVEGMTSFVTNMMDANIGPKGRAFTPYVFSLFMFILFANLIGLIPLGVVPGVHPFTVTSHITLTAILAFFSFAIVLVVGFAKHGFHFFSLFVPHGTPKVMIPLIFVIELASFLVRPFSLGLRLFVAMTAGHILLDVFASFVVQGLNAGGIGYGVSILSFIMIIGVSALELLVSAIQAYVFALLTSLYLNDAINLH from the coding sequence GTGGCCGCTGAGGGCTCCGGCATCGATCCGATGCATCAGTTCAAGGTCGAGCCGCTGTTCGGCGCCGACTGGTCCGTTGCGGGCCACAATATCGCGTTCACGAACAGCGCCCTGTTCATGGTGATCACGCTCGCCGGCCTGTGGCTGTTCATGCTGGGCGGGATGAAGCGTCAGCTCGTCCCCGGCCGCTGGCAGGCCGCCGTCGAGGGCATGACGAGCTTCGTCACGAACATGATGGACGCCAATATCGGGCCGAAGGGTAGGGCATTCACGCCCTACGTCTTCTCGCTCTTCATGTTCATCCTGTTCGCCAACCTGATCGGGCTGATCCCGCTGGGCGTGGTGCCGGGCGTGCATCCGTTCACGGTGACGAGCCACATCACGCTCACCGCGATCCTCGCTTTCTTCAGCTTCGCGATCGTGCTGGTCGTGGGCTTCGCCAAGCACGGCTTCCACTTCTTCTCGCTGTTCGTGCCGCACGGCACGCCCAAGGTGATGATCCCCTTGATCTTCGTGATCGAGCTGGCGAGCTTCCTGGTGCGTCCGTTCAGCCTGGGCCTGCGACTGTTCGTGGCGATGACGGCGGGCCACATCCTGCTAGACGTGTTCGCGAGCTTCGTGGTGCAGGGCCTGAATGCCGGCGGCATCGGCTACGGCGTCAGCATCCTCTCCTTCATCATGATCATCGGCGTGTCCGCGCTGGAGCTGCTGGTTTCGGCGATCCAGGCCTACGTCTTTGCCCTGCTCACGTCGCTGTACCTCAACGACGCGATCAATCTTCACTGA
- a CDS encoding AtpZ/AtpI family protein: MAEDGTGQDPIGGDIRLSSLDQRLKAAAHAEKIRTDTAHRKPGKGYSQGSRVLTELIAGPAGGALIGWLFDRWLGTSPWLLLVLMVLGIAVAFRNIMRISGQRAE, translated from the coding sequence GTGGCGGAGGACGGGACCGGGCAGGATCCGATCGGAGGAGATATCCGGCTTTCGTCGCTGGATCAGCGGCTCAAAGCGGCCGCTCATGCCGAGAAGATCAGGACCGACACAGCACATCGCAAGCCGGGCAAGGGCTACAGCCAGGGCAGCCGTGTGTTGACGGAATTGATCGCGGGTCCGGCAGGCGGTGCGCTCATTGGCTGGCTGTTCGATCGCTGGCTGGGCACGTCGCCCTGGCTCCTGTTGGTGCTGATGGTCCTTGGGATCGCGGTCGCCTTCCGGAATATCATGCGAATTTCGGGCCAGCGCGCGGAGTGA
- the radC gene encoding DNA repair protein RadC — MSDIDPAHDTSGHRARLRSRLIEGGPDALLDHELVEYLLTFTIRRIDTKPIARRLIDEFGGVGPLLSADPESLAHANVSEAARGAILIARAAALRLLKSEVKDRPILGSWQALTDYLHAAMAHRATESARVLHLDVKNVLIRDELVSEGSVDQAAIYVREVVRRAIELHASALILVHNHPSGDPSPSKQDIALTREIIAACRPLGIAVHDHVIVGSKGHASLRSMGLM, encoded by the coding sequence ATGAGCGACATCGATCCCGCGCATGATACGAGCGGCCACCGCGCCCGCCTCCGCAGCCGCCTGATCGAAGGCGGGCCGGACGCGCTGCTGGATCACGAGCTGGTCGAATATCTGCTCACGTTCACCATTCGCCGCATCGACACCAAGCCGATCGCGCGGCGCCTGATCGACGAATTCGGCGGCGTCGGCCCGTTGCTGAGCGCGGATCCGGAATCGCTGGCGCACGCGAACGTCAGCGAAGCCGCGAGGGGCGCGATCCTGATCGCGCGGGCGGCGGCGCTCCGCTTGCTGAAGAGCGAGGTGAAGGACCGCCCGATCCTGGGCAGCTGGCAGGCGCTCACCGATTATCTCCACGCCGCCATGGCGCACCGCGCGACCGAATCCGCGCGCGTGCTGCATCTGGACGTGAAGAACGTGCTGATCCGCGACGAGCTGGTTTCGGAAGGCTCGGTGGACCAGGCGGCCATCTATGTGCGCGAGGTGGTGCGCCGGGCGATCGAGCTGCACGCTTCGGCGCTGATCCTCGTCCACAATCATCCGAGCGGCGATCCGTCACCCTCGAAACAGGATATCGCGCTGACCCGCGAAATCATCGCCGCCTGCCGCCCGCTGGGGATCGCCGTCCACGATCATGTGATCGTGGGCAGCAAGGGCCACGCCAGCCTGCGTTCGATGGGGCTGATGTAG